CGGGCCGAGGTTCATCTTGAGATCCCGCGCCATCGGGAAGAAGAAATTGACGTACCCGGCCGAGAACGTGGCGAACAGGGCGATGTCGATGGTGTAATCAAGCAGCAGGGCCGATCCCGCGATGAAACCGGCCAAGTCCCCGAGTCCACGGCCGACGAAGTACTGGCCGCCCCCGGCCAGCGGGTACGCGGAGGCCAGCTCTGTGTAGGCCAGCCCGATCATGACGTAGACAAGACCCGCGGCCGCAAAGGCCAGGGGCGCGGCGCCCATGGTCGCGGCGATGACGATGCCGAGGGCCGCGTAAATATCGGCCCCTACATCGGCAAACCCCCACATGAATGAGCCCCACACCGATACGTCCCGGCGCAGATGGGGCTCGCTGGTCATCGGAGGCGCGGAGGTCATTTCAGCCAGAGCATACTCACCTGGCGGCGTGTTGGCCGACCGAAACCGAGCCCGGCTGGGCCTTTCAAACGTACGCAGGGACGACCGTGCGGTGCCGTTCCCCTTGTTGGCACCTCCTAATCTTACCTCGACCGGGTCACCTGGACAAGGCACGGTCTCATGACGGGCGGAGGGGCTCCGACATCGGTGGCCGCGCACCGGGAGAGCGCACCCGCGTCGGGCCGGGGAGGCAGTCGAAGAGGTTGCGTCAGGACCGGGCGCGGTTGGGGCTGAAGTCCTCCGCCCCGCCGCCGAGGTCGGGCTATCCGCCGCCGCGCTGCTGCGACCGGCGGGCGCGGGCTCTGGCCGTCGCCTCGAGCGCAAACTGATACTCTTCGAGCAGTCCGTACTCTTCCGCCGACGTCAGGATCGCGATCTGGTCGGCTTCCCACTGTCGACGGAGCGAGCCCCGTACGGGGTACCCGTGGCTGCGCCGGAACCAGATGTAATACGCGAGGCAGAGGAGCACCCAGCTCGGGCCAGCGATCCGCCCGATCCGGTGCGTGAGAATCACCTCGAAGAGGATCAGGCTGACGCCGGCGATCCCGAAAAAGCCGAGTACCGGGATCTGCACGACCTCGCCGCGCCGGCGGCGCCATTTGACGTTGAACGGCACCCGGTACGGTCTCGGCGTGACCGGATCCACGAAGCGCAGTCGCACCAGTGAGATGAAGACCAGCAGATACGCCAGCGTCGCGCCGAACGCGTACATGTTGCCGAGCGTGTCCATCGCCTGCGGGGTGAGGAATGCGAGCAGCGCCTCGACGATCGCCATGATCGAGAACAAGATGATGGTGCGGTACGGCGTGCGATAGCGGGGGTGCACGGCGTTCATCCACTCGCTGGCGAGACCCAGTCCGCTCATCGAGAACGTCAACCGCGAACTTCCCATGACGCCCGTGTTGGCAGAAATCAGCAGGATCGTGCCGCCCAGCAGCGCGGCAAACGGGCCGGCGACGACGCCGATCAGCGGGATGTGGTGGGCGAGCAGCGCCACCGGATCGTCCTGGTGGGCGGCGATTTCCTGCCACGGGAGCATGCCCATGCCGAGCGTGGAGAAGGCCATCGCAAACAGCAGCACGCTGAAAATGAGCCCCAGGGAGGTGCGGGGGATGATGGTGGCAGGCCGGCGCGTCTCCTGCGCGGCCTGCGAGATGGATTCCAGGCCCACGTACGAGATGATCGCGAGCGACGATCCGTACATGAACTGGCTGAACGTCGGTTGCTGGGTCAGGAACTGGCGGGCAAGGAGGTCCGGTTTCCACGCGAAGAGGAAACCGAGCATGACCACCGACGATTCGGTGATCATGTCGACCGCGCCGATGATCTCGTTAAACAGCGACGACTCCCGGATGCCCCGGATATTGAGCCAGATGAGGAACAGGATCAGCAACACCGTTTCGGCCGCCCAGATTGGGTTGAGGTGGCCGAGCGGTCCAACCGCCATCGAGTAGTCACGAAACGCCGGGATGAAAAAATTCACGTAGCCGGCCGAGGCCGCGGCGAAGAGCGCGATGTCGATCGTGTAGTCGAGGAGCAGGGCGGAGCCCGCGATGAATCCCCAAAAGTCGCCCAACCCGCGCGCGGTATAGTATTGGCCGCCGCCGGCGACGGGGTACGCGCTCGCGAGTTCGGTGTACGCCAGCCCGATAAGCACGTACACGCAGCCGGCGACCGCGAACGCAAGCGGCGCCAGGCCCATGGAGGCCGCCACGACGATGCCGAGAGCGGCGTAGATGTCGGCCCCCACATCGGCGTAGCCCCACATGAACGAGCCCCAGACGCTGATGTCACGGCGTAGATGCTCGCCGGACCGCAGATGAGGTGGGGAAGGGGTTGTGGGGACCGCCTGCGGGGCCATCCGACAGACTGTATCAGGAGCAGGCTCAAGCGCGAATCAAGAAGGAAGGGGTTCGGGCTCAAGATTTCCTCAAAAGTCGGCGGGGATCCGGTCAGTCCGGCAGGTGGAAGCGGTAGCCGACACCCGGCTCGGTGAGGATGTAGCGGGGTTGCGAGGTATCGGGCTCGATTTTCCGACGGAGCTGATTCACCACGACGTGCAGGTAGTGGAGTTCTTCACCGTATTCGGGACCCCACACGGCCGCGAGCAGGGTGCGGTGCGTCACGACGCGGCCGGCGTGTTGCGCCAGATGTTTGAGCGCGTCGTATTCCTTGGGCGTCAGGTGCAGCGGCGTGCCGGCGAGGCTCACGAGCCGGCGGTCCAGGTCGATGGTGAGATCGCCGGCCTGGACGATCGGACCCCTGGGATTGCCTGCGGCGTGGCGCAGCGCCACTCGCAAACGGGCCAGCAGCTCCGCGGTGCCGAACGGCTTGGTGAGATAATCGTCGGCCCCGAGATCCAACGCCTCGACCTTGGCGCGTTCTTCGCCCCGCGCGGACAGGACGACGATCGGCGCGTCGAGCCGTTCGCGCAGCCGGCGGCAGACCTCCAGGCCGTCCAGGTCCGGCAGCATGAGGTCGAGCAGGATGGCGTCGGGACGGCGCCGTTCGGCCGCGTCGAGCGCGCTCCGGCCGCTGTCAACTGCCTCGATCGTGTAGCCGTGCGCCTCGAGCGTCCGTCGCAGCAGGCGCAGGATCTGCGCCTCGTCATCGACGACCAGCACGCGCGCGCCGGTCATGCGGATGAGCCGGCGAGGGCCGGCGGCGTAGCCAGCGGGAGGGACACCGCGAACACCGCGCCGGTCTGGCCGGGGTTCTCGACGACGATCCGGCCGCCGTGGGCCTCGACGAGACCCCGGCAAATCGCGAGGCCGAGCCCTGTGCCGGTGGGGCGTCCGGCGACACGGAAGAATTTCGAGAAGATCCGGTCGGCTTCGGACACCGGAATCCCCGGGCCGCGGTCGCGCACGCGCATCACGAACGCGTCCCCCTCGGCGCCACCGCTTACATAGATGTCGGTCCCGGCCGGCGCGTACTTCGCCGCGTTGTCGAGCAGGTTGGTAAGGACCTGTTGAATCTCCACGTAGTCGAGAAAGACCGGTCGATCGCCGTCCGCCACGTCGACGACGATGCGATGATCGCGGATGCGGTTGGCGGCGCGGCGCACGCCGTCGCTGATCAACTCCCCGGCCTCATACCATTGGCGGTCCGGCGTCAACGCGCCGGCCTCGATCCGCGTGAGATCCAGCAGGTTGTTGATCAAGCGTGTGAGCCGGTCGACCTCCTCGTTCGCCGCGACCAGCAGTTCTTGCTGCGCCTCCCGGTCCCACGGCACTTCGGAGTGCAGCAGTGCCGTGATTCCGGTTTTGAGCGTGGCGAGCGGCGTCCGCAGGTCGTGGGAGACGGAGCCGAGGAGCGCGGTCTTGAGCTCGTCGGACCGCCGCAGCACCTCCGCGTGCGTGGCGGCATCCTGAAGGCCGCGGCGGTCGATCGCGGCCGCCGCCGCGGCCGCAAACGCGCGCAAGAGGCCCTGCTCGGCCGGCGCGAGCGGTTGAGCCGCGGCCGGCATGCGCATCCGCAGCACGCCGATCGGCTCGGCGCGGAGCCGAAGCGGCAGGTACAAGGCGCCGCCGTACGGGATGATCACCCGGTCGCGCCAGACGAATGCCACGACCCCGTCTTCTTCTCGTGTCAGTCCGGCATGCACCCCGGCCGGCGCGGCCGCCCGCACGCCCAGCACCCCGATGCAATCCGGCAGAAGGATGGCGCAGCCCGGGACGTGGAACAGCTCGCGGGCGAGTTCTGCGATGACGTGGAGGACGTCGTCCGTGCTGGCCGCGTCGGCGGTCGCGTCGCTCAGCCGCAGGAGGACGTTGGATTCCCGTGCCCGGGCTTCGGCGTCGCGGGCCCGGACCCGGGCCCAGGCCGCGAGACGGCTGGTGACGATGGCGACGGCGAGGAACACGAGGAGCGAGGTGACTTCCGACGGAGCGGCGATCGTGAGCGAAAAGAACGGCGGTACGAACAAGTAGTCCAGCGCCACGAAAGCGAGGATGCTGCTGGCGATGGCGGGTCCCATGCCCCAGATGAGCGCCGCGCAGAAGACCGCCAGGAGATGGACGAGCGCGATGGGCGCGAGGGAGAGGGAGGCCCGCGCCAGCCACGTCGCGAGGCTGACGAGCCCCACCCCGGCGAGGGCCGCGGCGTATGCGGCGAGCAGTGGAAGCGGCTCGACGCCCCGGCGCCCGTTCACGGTCTCCGGATGAGGAGGGTGTAGCGTCGGCCGGCGAGAGCCGGGGCCTTGCGAGGCAGAACTCGGCGCGCCATTTGGCCCGCAGGATTCAACGTGGCTACGGTCAATCCTGTGGACGCCCGGCGTCAGCGCGCCCCCTCCATATACGTGTCCCAATCGCGAACGGGCGCGTTCCAGTCCGTCGCTCCGGCGGGGCGCGTCGAGAGATGGCACATCGCCGACGCGTCGGTCGCCCCATGCCAGTGCCACTCGCCCGCCGGGACGATGACGATGTCGCCCGGCCGGATGAGGCGGCGTTCGCGCTCCGTCGCCACGATGCCCTGGCCCTCGACGACGTAGAGGATCTGATCGGACGCGTGGACGTGCGGGCGCGTCCGCGCCCCCGCGTCGAAAAACACCGCGACCAGGTCGACCATCGTCGCGTCGGCGGCCTGCCGCATCCGCTGCATGTGCACCGTGCCGCCGAAGTTCTGCGGCGTGTCGGTGGGCCGGGCCTGGGTACGCTGGGCACGGACGATCTCCATGGGGACCTCCTGACCGGTCGCGTCGGGAATGGACTACGGGAAGGGCCGCGCCGATCCTCCCCGAACGATCAAGACGCGCCGGACGGGCGTCAATCAACCTGGAGGTGATTCGGTGCTGCGCAGGGCGATGGCCATGATGGTGGCCGCGGCGCTCGGAATCGGCTCGGCTTCGATGGCCGCGGCGCAGGGCGTGCGCCGGGGCGGCACGCTGCGGGTGGCGATCAGCGGCGATCTCGTGACGCTCGATCCTCATCTGTCCGGCGCGGCGATCGACCGTCAGCCCTACCAGAACGTCTTCGACAAACTCGTCGACACGGACGAACACCTGACGATCGTGCCGGTGCTGGCGACGTCGTGGACGGTGTCACCCGACGGCCGGACGGTGGTGTTCAAGCTGCGGCAGGGCGTCACGTTCCACGACGGCACGCCGTTCGGCGCCGAGGCGGTCAAAGTCAACTTCGACCGGATGCTGGACCCGAAGTTTCCGCCGATCCGAAAGGCCGAGATGCGGCCGGTGCAGCGCGTCGTCGTCGTCGATCCGTCCACGGTCCAGGTCGTGATGGAGCGGCCGTACAGTCCGCTGCTCTACGCGCTCACGGACCGCGCCGGCATGATGCTCTCGCCGGCGGCGCTCGCCAAAGAGGGCATGAACTTTACGCAGCACCCGGTCGGCACGGGGCCGTTCCGGTTCGTCGAGCGCGTGCCCCAAGACCACACCACGTTCGAGCGGAACCCCGGCTACTGGGCCAAGGGGCTCCCGTACGCGGACCGTCTCGTGTTTCGGCCCATCACGAGTGATCCGGCGCGGATCGCGAACTTAAAAAGCGGCGACGTGGACATCGTGGCGAACGTGCCGCTGCCCCAGGTGCCCGAGCTCGCCACAGAAGCGGCCCGGCCCGGCGCCACGTTCCGGCTGCTCGAGCGCGGCCCGTTCCAGTGGAACGCGATGCCGCTCAACGTGACCCGGCCCCCGTTCGATAACAAGCTGCTCCGGCAGGCGCTCAGTTTGACGATCGACCGGCAGGTGCTGGCCAACGCCGTCCTGCGGGGCGCGGCCTATCCCGCGCGGTCGTTCTTCCCGAACGGCACGCCGGCGTTCGATCCGTCGATTCCGGTGCCGGCGCGGAACGTCGCGCTGGCCAAGGAGAAGTTGGCGCAGGCCGGCCACCCGGGCGGGTTCACCTTCACCCTGCTGCTGGCGAGCACCGGCCAGCAGGACGCGTCCATTGCACAGGCGATCCAATCCATGGCCGCCGATGCCGGCATCCACGTGGAGATCCAGATCCTGGAGGGTGGAGCTTTTTTGGCGACGATGCAAAAGCTCCAGCATCAGGCGACGCTCAGCATCTGGAGCGGCCGGCCGGACCCGGACTTCGACGTCTATCCGTTCGTCACGCAGACCGGGATCGGGGGGCTCAACCTGGCGGGGTACGTGAGCGACCGCGCGACGGTGCTGCTCGACGGGGCGCGCCTGCTCGGCGACATGTCGCAGCGCCGCCGCGCCTATACGGACGTCGGCCGCATCGTGGCCGACGACGTGCCGTACGTCTTCCTGTTCTATCCCAAGGAGTACAAGCTGGTCGGCACCCACGTGCGCGGCTTCGTTCCGCAGCCGGACGGCATGGTGCGGCTCCGGTCGGTCTGGCTGGCGCCCTGAGGGGAACCCGGAACTCGAGGAAAATATCCCGGCCGCGGATGTTTAGGCCCCAGACGGCGGGGGGATAGTAACGATTGGGGGCGAGAGCCCCCACAGTTCGAAGACGGTGCGGTTGCGTTGCTTCGGGGGCATGCCCTTCTCCCCCCGCCCCGGAGCGGCAAGGCCGCACCGTCGTTTATGTCCGCGCCTCGACGGGCGGCGCCTGCGGCGGCCGGCGGCGTTGACATCGGAACGGCCGCTGTTATAATGAGGCGGGACGCGGCAAGGCAGTCTTTTTTTGTTTGGGGGCATCTCATGGCGCGAGGATCAGAAGGAGCCACCGGGCCGATCGTGGGGAAGCCGGCCGCGCGGGTGCAGACCCCCGAGCGGCCGCGGCCGGTTCGCGCCGCGCCGCGCCGCCTGCCGCGTTCGGTCGAGGCGGGGCTACAGTTCCTCAAGGATGTCCGGGCCGAAATGAACCGCGTTGCCTGGCCGGATCGCAAGGCCGTGATCGCGTCCTCGGTGGTCGTCGTGTTCGTCCTCGTTGTGACCGCGGCGTACCTCGCCGGGATCGATGTGGTCTTTGCGAAACTGCTCGAACCAATTTTGAAGGCCCGGTAACCGACAGTCGCATGTCAGACGAACGCAACCGCCCGCAGGGCACCAAACCCGACGCCGCCACCCTCGCGCAGCAGCTGTTCCGGGACGAACCCGAGGACGAGGAGCGCGGGGAGAAGACCGCACGGCCGGTGGAGCCGTCGCGGCCGGCCGGGTCGGAGGCGCCCGAATCGTCGGTCGGGGTGATGGTTCCCCCGGGCGAGGAAGCGGAAGCCCCGGAGGCGGCGGAGCCCGCCGGAGCACAGACGCCGCCGAGCGCCGAGGGCACGGTGGAGGTGCCGCCCGACGCGCTGGCAGCGGGCGAGGCGCCCTCGGAGGACGAGGCGGCCCGCGCGGCGCGGGGCTCCCGGTGGTTCGTGATCCACACGTACTCCGGGTACGAGAACAAGGTGCGCACCAACCTGGAACGGCGGATCACCTCGATGGGTCAGGCGGACAAGATCTTCCGGATCCTGGTCCCCACCGAGGACGAAATCGAGATCAAAGACGGCAAGCGGCGGATCGCGAAGAAAAAGGTCTTTCCGGGGTACGTGCTGGTGGAGATGATCATGGACGACGACTCGTGGTACGTCGTGCGGAACACGCCCGGCGTCACGGGGTTCGTCGGTTCGGGCGCCAAGCCGCTGCCGCTGCAGGATCGCGAGGTCAAGACAATCTTAAAGCAGCTCGGCGACGAGACGCCGAAGTTCCGGATCACCTACCAGAAGGGCTCCGCGGTCCGCATCAACTCCGGGCCGTTCATGGACTTCAGCGGCGTCGTCGACGAGATCTTGCCGGAGAAGGAGAAGGTCCGCGTGCTCGTGTCGATCTTCGGCCGGGAGACGCCGGTCGAACTCGACTTCGCGCAGGTCGAGAAGATCTAGCCCGGGGGGCGTCACCGCAATGAAGAAAGTCGTCGCGATCGTCAAACTGCAGATCCCGGCCGGCAAGGCCACGCCGGCGCCGCCCGTGGGGCCGGCGCTCGGGCAGCACGGCGTCAACATCATGGAGTTCTGCAAGTCCTACAACGAGCGGACGGCGCGGCAGGCCGGGACGGTCGTGCCGGTCGAGATCACGATCTACGCCGACCGCACCTTTACGTTCGTCACGAAGACGCCGCCGGCCTCAATCTTGCTGAAGAAGGCGGCCGGTCTGGAGACGGCGTCCGGCGAGCCGAACAAGAAGAAGGTCGGCCGGGTGACG
This portion of the bacterium genome encodes:
- a CDS encoding cupin domain-containing protein; translation: MEIVRAQRTQARPTDTPQNFGGTVHMQRMRQAADATMVDLVAVFFDAGARTRPHVHASDQILYVVEGQGIVATERERRLIRPGDIVIVPAGEWHWHGATDASAMCHLSTRPAGATDWNAPVRDWDTYMEGAR
- the secE gene encoding preprotein translocase subunit SecE; translation: MARGSEGATGPIVGKPAARVQTPERPRPVRAAPRRLPRSVEAGLQFLKDVRAEMNRVAWPDRKAVIASSVVVVFVLVVTAAYLAGIDVVFAKLLEPILKAR
- the rplK gene encoding 50S ribosomal protein L11, whose amino-acid sequence is MKKVVAIVKLQIPAGKATPAPPVGPALGQHGVNIMEFCKSYNERTARQAGTVVPVEITIYADRTFTFVTKTPPASILLKKAAGLETASGEPNKKKVGRVTRQQIREIAETKMPDLNARDIEAATRMIEGTARSMGIEVG
- a CDS encoding ABC transporter substrate-binding protein → MLRRAMAMMVAAALGIGSASMAAAQGVRRGGTLRVAISGDLVTLDPHLSGAAIDRQPYQNVFDKLVDTDEHLTIVPVLATSWTVSPDGRTVVFKLRQGVTFHDGTPFGAEAVKVNFDRMLDPKFPPIRKAEMRPVQRVVVVDPSTVQVVMERPYSPLLYALTDRAGMMLSPAALAKEGMNFTQHPVGTGPFRFVERVPQDHTTFERNPGYWAKGLPYADRLVFRPITSDPARIANLKSGDVDIVANVPLPQVPELATEAARPGATFRLLERGPFQWNAMPLNVTRPPFDNKLLRQALSLTIDRQVLANAVLRGAAYPARSFFPNGTPAFDPSIPVPARNVALAKEKLAQAGHPGGFTFTLLLASTGQQDASIAQAIQSMAADAGIHVEIQILEGGAFLATMQKLQHQATLSIWSGRPDPDFDVYPFVTQTGIGGLNLAGYVSDRATVLLDGARLLGDMSQRRRAYTDVGRIVADDVPYVFLFYPKEYKLVGTHVRGFVPQPDGMVRLRSVWLAP
- a CDS encoding APC family permease, with the protein product MWGYADVGADIYAALGIVVAASMGLAPLAFAVAGCVYVLIGLAYTELASAYPVAGGGQYYTARGLGDFWGFIAGSALLLDYTIDIALFAAASAGYVNFFIPAFRDYSMAVGPLGHLNPIWAAETVLLILFLIWLNIRGIRESSLFNEIIGAVDMITESSVVMLGFLFAWKPDLLARQFLTQQPTFSQFMYGSSLAIISYVGLESISQAAQETRRPATIIPRTSLGLIFSVLLFAMAFSTLGMGMLPWQEIAAHQDDPVALLAHHIPLIGVVAGPFAALLGGTILLISANTGVMGSSRLTFSMSGLGLASEWMNAVHPRYRTPYRTIILFSIMAIVEALLAFLTPQAMDTLGNMYAFGATLAYLLVFISLVRLRFVDPVTPRPYRVPFNVKWRRRRGEVVQIPVLGFFGIAGVSLILFEVILTHRIGRIAGPSWVLLCLAYYIWFRRSHGYPVRGSLRRQWEADQIAILTSAEEYGLLEEYQFALEATARARARRSQQRGGG
- a CDS encoding response regulator transcription factor; amino-acid sequence: MTGARVLVVDDEAQILRLLRRTLEAHGYTIEAVDSGRSALDAAERRRPDAILLDLMLPDLDGLEVCRRLRERLDAPIVVLSARGEERAKVEALDLGADDYLTKPFGTAELLARLRVALRHAAGNPRGPIVQAGDLTIDLDRRLVSLAGTPLHLTPKEYDALKHLAQHAGRVVTHRTLLAAVWGPEYGEELHYLHVVVNQLRRKIEPDTSQPRYILTEPGVGYRFHLPD
- the nusG gene encoding transcription termination/antitermination protein NusG → MAAGEAPSEDEAARAARGSRWFVIHTYSGYENKVRTNLERRITSMGQADKIFRILVPTEDEIEIKDGKRRIAKKKVFPGYVLVEMIMDDDSWYVVRNTPGVTGFVGSGAKPLPLQDREVKTILKQLGDETPKFRITYQKGSAVRINSGPFMDFSGVVDEILPEKEKVRVLVSIFGRETPVELDFAQVEKI
- a CDS encoding ATP-binding protein translates to MNGRRGVEPLPLLAAYAAALAGVGLVSLATWLARASLSLAPIALVHLLAVFCAALIWGMGPAIASSILAFVALDYLFVPPFFSLTIAAPSEVTSLLVFLAVAIVTSRLAAWARVRARDAEARARESNVLLRLSDATADAASTDDVLHVIAELARELFHVPGCAILLPDCIGVLGVRAAAPAGVHAGLTREEDGVVAFVWRDRVIIPYGGALYLPLRLRAEPIGVLRMRMPAAAQPLAPAEQGLLRAFAAAAAAAIDRRGLQDAATHAEVLRRSDELKTALLGSVSHDLRTPLATLKTGITALLHSEVPWDREAQQELLVAANEEVDRLTRLINNLLDLTRIEAGALTPDRQWYEAGELISDGVRRAANRIRDHRIVVDVADGDRPVFLDYVEIQQVLTNLLDNAAKYAPAGTDIYVSGGAEGDAFVMRVRDRGPGIPVSEADRIFSKFFRVAGRPTGTGLGLAICRGLVEAHGGRIVVENPGQTGAVFAVSLPLATPPALAGSSA